From the Musa acuminata AAA Group cultivar baxijiao chromosome BXJ3-7, Cavendish_Baxijiao_AAA, whole genome shotgun sequence genome, one window contains:
- the LOC103991822 gene encoding protein BIG GRAIN 1-like, which translates to MGNEAWRLRHGHRSFSSSLLDAIERSMDDPIAPKNEEMANRLAHGASDFLVPLASMERRPTATVTRPRRPDFPPFSTSSSSCNSTSSGFFSSSSERESPAALPLRLRPSRSPPPDQHRQQDKERSGSTRTKLRGLKKYKAPGSPGALLAGFLNSLCTAAAGDRAKPKPSPSDADSACSAVSSRARPCLSKAPSTRDPAEGGNRSVRFRADGEGPRRCGQRKKNACGGDHAVVEARGVKMRVEELLRTLAEEGEEEQDDLFELENLMVMEGGSYRDELPVYGTTRPEKNRSRSN; encoded by the coding sequence ATGGGAAACGAGGCATGGCGGCTCCGTCACGGGCACCGCTCCTTCTCGTCGTCCCTCCTCGACGCCATCGAGCGCTCCATGGACGACCCCATCGCCCCCAAGAACGAGGAAATGGCGAATCGCCTCGCTCACGGAGCATCCGACTTCCTGGTTCCCCTCGCCTCCATGGAGCGGAGGCCCACGGCGACCGTGACCCGACCCCGGCGTCCAGACTTCCCCCCGTTCTCCACTTCCAGCTCCTCCTGCAACTCCACTTCGAGcggcttcttctcctcctcctccgagcGCGAGTCCCCCGCCGCCCTCCCGCTCAGACTCCGACCGAGCAGGTCGCCGCCACCCGACCAGCACCGCCAGCAGGACAAGGAGAGATCGGGCTCGACTCGGACAAAGCTACGAGGTCTGAAGAAATATAAGGCGCCAGGGTCGCCGGGGGCCCTCCTTGCGGGGTTCCTCAACTCGCTCTGCACCGCGGCGGCGGGGGACCGGGCGAAACCGAAGCCATCACCCTCCGACGCGGACTCCGCCTGCTCGGCCGTCTCGTCGCGGGCGCGACCTTGCCTTAGCAAGGCTCCATCGACGAGGGATCCAGCGGAGGGCGGGAACAGGTCAGTGAGGTTCCGCGCCGATGGGGAGGGTCCGCGGCGATGCGGGCAGAGGAAGAAAAACGCGTGCGGCGGGGATCACGCGGTGGTGGAGGCGAGAGGGGTGAAGATGAGGGTGGAAGAGCTCTTGCGAACGTTGGCggaggagggagaagaggaaCAGGACGATCTGTTTGAGTTGGAAAACTTGATGGTGATGGAAGGGGGTAGTTACAGggacgagcttccggtgtacgGCACGACCCGTCCCGAGAAGAATCGCTCGAGGTCTAACTGA